The following are encoded in a window of Nitrospirota bacterium genomic DNA:
- a CDS encoding penicillin-binding protein activator LpoB — protein MDRGRIGVMALAVLLLAGCAQETKITRVDSGVVTDLSGRWNDTDSRIVAESMVKEALEYPWLNNFASSKHRQPVVVVGAIQNSSHEHINVNTFVTDLERELTNSQKVTFVAGKGDRDELRTERKEQAMYAREDTQKAPGKEIGADYMMKGTIATILDEADGTKAVFYQVDLQMVDLESNAKVWYGQKKIKKVVEKKRSIF, from the coding sequence ATGGATCGTGGACGAATCGGGGTTATGGCGCTGGCGGTGCTGTTGTTGGCCGGTTGTGCGCAGGAAACGAAAATTACCAGGGTCGATTCCGGGGTCGTCACGGATCTGAGTGGGCGGTGGAACGATACCGATTCCAGGATCGTCGCGGAATCTATGGTCAAAGAGGCGTTGGAGTATCCCTGGCTCAATAATTTTGCCAGTTCGAAGCATCGCCAACCGGTCGTGGTCGTCGGGGCCATTCAGAATAGCAGTCACGAACATATCAACGTCAACACGTTTGTGACCGATCTTGAACGTGAGCTGACGAACTCCCAGAAAGTCACATTCGTGGCGGGAAAGGGCGATCGCGACGAACTACGCACTGAGCGCAAAGAGCAGGCGATGTATGCGCGTGAGGATACGCAGAAAGCGCCGGGAAAAGAGATCGGTGCCGATTATATGATGAAGGGCACTATTGCCACGATTCTCGACGAGGCCGACGGGACGAAGGCGGTATTTTACCAGGTCGATCTCCAGATGGTAGATTTGGAAAGCAATGCCAAGGTCTGGTATGGCCAGAAGAAGATCAAGAAAGTTGTCGAAAAGAAACGTTCCATTTTTTAG
- a CDS encoding LPP20 family lipoprotein gives MRDGSSFVCRIGMALITLCAFSGCSWFGGHAKPDWIDGVSTAYPSGQYLLGVGQAESRATAEDRAYAAVARIFKAEVSAQAKDWESYLLIEQRGQSNAERRLTLDNLTSVSTDKVLENVKIVDRWVDGHSGLHYVLAGMQRSQAEASFMEKITELDRSIGDDVGEARRPSDKLAKARALRRAARNLVLRETYNADLRVIRPSGQGTAAAYRVSELTRELEQFLATNLVIAVVVTGDQAEPVQRALTEGLLKEGLQVTSRPGGGDRSMGGDTNGPSPELLVRGMVRVWPIDVRDPQFKFVRWCSDFEVVDVASQRVVGALSKGGKEGHLSEREATAKVVRVMQHEFSADVAKAIAAHVYGEAELPALSSQLAGCPRDGQVSMPASAPH, from the coding sequence ATGAGAGACGGATCGTCGTTTGTGTGCCGGATCGGGATGGCGCTGATTACGTTGTGTGCTTTTTCCGGCTGTTCCTGGTTTGGAGGACATGCGAAACCAGACTGGATCGACGGGGTGAGTACGGCCTATCCGTCCGGACAATATCTGTTGGGTGTGGGACAGGCGGAAAGTCGTGCGACAGCTGAAGATCGCGCCTATGCCGCAGTGGCCAGGATTTTTAAAGCCGAGGTGAGTGCGCAAGCCAAAGATTGGGAGTCGTATCTGCTGATCGAACAGCGGGGGCAGAGCAACGCTGAACGGCGTCTGACCCTCGACAATCTGACGAGTGTGTCGACCGACAAAGTGTTGGAGAACGTCAAGATCGTCGATCGGTGGGTCGATGGGCACAGCGGCCTCCACTATGTCTTGGCGGGGATGCAGCGGTCGCAGGCAGAGGCCTCGTTCATGGAAAAGATCACCGAGCTTGATCGATCGATCGGAGACGATGTCGGTGAGGCTCGCCGCCCCTCCGATAAGTTGGCCAAAGCCAGAGCATTAAGACGGGCTGCTAGAAACTTGGTGCTGCGTGAGACCTATAATGCCGACCTCCGTGTGATTCGTCCGAGTGGGCAGGGCACAGCCGCGGCCTACCGCGTGAGTGAGCTCACGCGTGAGCTCGAGCAATTCCTCGCGACGAATCTTGTGATCGCGGTGGTGGTGACCGGCGATCAGGCTGAACCGGTTCAACGTGCCTTGACGGAGGGTCTGTTGAAGGAAGGGTTGCAGGTTACGAGTCGTCCTGGGGGTGGAGATCGATCGATGGGCGGCGATACTAACGGTCCATCTCCGGAGCTGCTGGTGAGGGGCATGGTACGGGTATGGCCCATCGACGTGCGCGATCCGCAGTTCAAGTTCGTGCGTTGGTGTAGCGATTTCGAAGTTGTGGATGTCGCCAGCCAGCGAGTAGTCGGCGCTTTGTCAAAGGGTGGGAAGGAAGGCCATTTGTCTGAGCGTGAGGCGACAGCCAAAGTTGTGCGTGTCATGCAGCATGAGTTTTCTGCCGATGTGGCGAAGGCCATTGCGGCGCATGTGTATGGAGAGGCGGAATTGCCGGCATTATCAAGCCAGCTTGCGGGATGTCCGCGGGACGGGCAGGTCTCTATGCCGGCGTCAGCACCCCATTAA
- a CDS encoding type II toxin-antitoxin system VapC family toxin: MPYYYFDSTALVKRYSMERGTRIIGKLMVKRGMVAIVPTWSVTDFYTAFSNRAHHRDITRDDCYSVIHKFEKESQEGLFQFIAPTMQTYLATKELALEYPALRSPQVLHLALALELKPLRLTVVSADQQLLTACRSAGLHIINPEED, from the coding sequence ATGCCGTACTACTATTTCGACTCAACGGCTTTGGTGAAACGGTACAGCATGGAGCGCGGTACGCGTATCATCGGCAAGCTGATGGTGAAGCGGGGCATGGTCGCGATTGTGCCAACGTGGTCCGTCACCGATTTTTATACGGCATTCTCAAATCGAGCCCACCACAGAGATATCACCCGTGACGATTGTTACTCGGTGATTCATAAGTTCGAGAAAGAGTCGCAGGAGGGTCTCTTCCAGTTCATCGCCCCGACGATGCAGACCTATTTGGCGACCAAAGAACTTGCCCTGGAGTATCCGGCCCTCCGCTCACCGCAGGTCTTGCATTTGGCGCTGGCGTTGGAGCTCAAGCCGTTACGCTTGACTGTCGTCAGTGCCGATCAGCAATTGCTGACGGCCTGTC